In the Brucella anthropi ATCC 49188 genome, one interval contains:
- a CDS encoding phage tail tape measure protein, translated as MTNLTSVLTVRLIDAVAGPARAAANSIRGIGNAVDSTNARRLAIGGAVSTMVSDVGKQTQILKRNLHSMTTGLSMPAGFLTFFGARAVYDFEKTSNALQAVTDLTDEQRKTIQNYAKELNELFPATNSEIMKGAYELGRAGFKYDQIMGSMKGMLNLALAGDIAIKESSDIATNILTAMRLPMKTVEQASDSLTRVNDALAYSASNSNTDVRMMGETFKYVGPMAAAAGMSIEQVAAASMVMARNGIRASEAGVAMRSALVRMVRPTKPMMQALSRLNVDIDKFVKGGRQISAQDVVSSLAIDGIDASSFTKQIEQVLNDPSLNQSLSKLSAKLAEVIGGDGSAVDKSKLAETITDVLTAAGSEVDFFGFIRALREKGADLGDIARIFDARQGSRLITLLAGDLDKALSDVEKNAKGATDRMAKTMMKGIVGDWAEFEASVENLFVSIAESGVLKTASEAFKLGADGLKSLAQSNPKLLEFGTYALMIAGVLGPIVLVGGGVLSFFLSLLGLLKSVAAVGRGALGVAGATMGISGAAGATGAGAAAAGAAAGAGAASKGSSLLGKAAKGAGIIGTAWTIKEVLDAVDPEGNLWGLTSGIDAWIESKTGINPSKVGRSQRVGPEATPEEGRAHDISEWQARQAEIDARLAQIEKNTHPAMRDMPNIERDNLQTERSMLDQQINAAIPQAQPAEAAAAAKQTMDGYNAALSTELSAAEQQIDAFMARIKQKMATTLSPVISPRLDTSSISGLHADIGVE; from the coding sequence ATGACAAATCTGACTTCCGTTCTCACGGTTCGGCTGATTGACGCCGTTGCCGGTCCCGCCCGCGCGGCGGCGAACTCAATTCGGGGTATCGGCAACGCCGTTGACAGTACGAACGCTCGCCGCCTCGCCATTGGCGGGGCGGTTAGCACGATGGTTTCCGACGTCGGCAAGCAAACTCAAATCCTCAAGCGCAACCTTCACAGCATGACTACCGGGCTTTCAATGCCCGCTGGTTTCCTGACCTTCTTTGGCGCACGCGCCGTTTATGACTTTGAAAAGACGTCGAACGCTCTGCAAGCCGTGACCGACCTCACGGATGAACAGCGCAAGACGATCCAGAACTACGCAAAGGAACTCAACGAGCTTTTCCCGGCCACGAATTCCGAAATCATGAAGGGCGCTTACGAACTCGGCCGAGCCGGGTTCAAGTATGACCAGATCATGGGTTCCATGAAGGGAATGCTCAATCTTGCGCTGGCTGGCGACATTGCGATCAAGGAAAGCTCCGATATCGCAACGAACATCCTGACCGCGATGCGCTTGCCGATGAAGACAGTCGAGCAAGCGTCGGACAGCCTGACCCGCGTCAATGACGCCCTTGCCTACTCCGCGTCCAACTCGAACACTGACGTCCGAATGATGGGCGAAACGTTCAAGTACGTCGGCCCGATGGCCGCCGCTGCGGGAATGTCGATCGAACAAGTTGCGGCCGCTTCGATGGTCATGGCACGGAACGGCATCCGCGCGAGCGAGGCGGGCGTCGCAATGCGATCCGCGCTCGTCCGCATGGTCCGGCCGACTAAGCCAATGATGCAAGCTCTAAGCCGCCTCAACGTGGATATTGATAAGTTCGTTAAGGGCGGCCGACAGATCAGCGCGCAAGACGTTGTTTCCTCGCTTGCAATCGACGGCATTGATGCAAGCTCGTTCACCAAACAGATTGAGCAGGTTCTCAACGACCCGAGCCTCAACCAGTCCTTGAGCAAGCTATCGGCCAAACTTGCCGAAGTCATCGGCGGCGACGGCTCGGCCGTCGACAAGTCGAAACTCGCCGAAACTATTACGGACGTGCTCACGGCAGCTGGTTCGGAAGTGGACTTCTTCGGCTTCATTCGTGCCTTGCGCGAAAAGGGTGCCGACCTCGGCGACATTGCTCGCATCTTCGACGCCCGACAGGGTTCGCGTCTGATTACACTTCTCGCTGGCGACCTTGATAAGGCTCTGTCCGACGTCGAGAAGAATGCAAAGGGCGCAACCGACCGCATGGCAAAAACGATGATGAAAGGCATCGTCGGAGATTGGGCGGAATTCGAAGCTTCGGTCGAAAATCTTTTTGTCTCGATCGCGGAAAGCGGCGTCCTGAAAACAGCGTCCGAAGCATTCAAGCTTGGCGCTGACGGCTTGAAATCGTTAGCGCAATCGAACCCGAAGCTCCTCGAATTCGGAACTTATGCACTCATGATTGCTGGCGTCCTCGGACCGATTGTTCTTGTTGGTGGTGGAGTTCTTTCGTTTTTCCTGTCGCTCCTTGGGCTTTTGAAATCTGTTGCTGCCGTCGGACGGGGCGCGCTTGGTGTTGCCGGTGCTACGATGGGTATCTCCGGGGCCGCTGGCGCTACCGGAGCAGGAGCGGCCGCCGCAGGCGCGGCGGCGGGGGCTGGCGCTGCATCGAAGGGAAGCTCGCTTCTTGGCAAAGCTGCCAAGGGTGCCGGCATCATCGGCACGGCTTGGACGATCAAGGAAGTGCTCGACGCCGTCGACCCCGAAGGCAACTTATGGGGTCTTACGAGCGGCATTGACGCGTGGATCGAAAGCAAAACCGGCATCAATCCGTCAAAGGTCGGCAGAAGTCAGCGGGTCGGGCCGGAGGCAACTCCCGAGGAAGGCCGGGCGCATGACATTTCTGAATGGCAGGCACGCCAAGCGGAGATTGATGCCCGACTTGCGCAGATCGAGAAAAACACCCACCCGGCCATGCGCGACATGCCAAACATCGAGCGAGACAATTTGCAGACCGAGCGATCAATGCTCGATCAGCAAATCAACGCAGCAATACCCCAGGCACAGCCTGCCGAAGCTGCGGCGGCCGCTAAACAAACGATGGATGGATACAACGCCGCACTGTCGACCGAACTCTCGGCCGCAGAGCAGCAAATTGACGCGTTCATGGCACGCATCAAACAGAAGATGGCAACGACCCTTAGCCCGGTCATTTCACCGCGTCTTGATACTTCGTCAATCTCCGGGCTGCACGCTGATATAGGAGTTGAATAA
- a CDS encoding phage tail protein, producing MLFLLGALSFEIWPLNPTGTDSDSGGDYVEKPVMGRRPPLEFVGEATESFSFSAVLFAEKRPYMRD from the coding sequence ATGCTTTTCCTTCTCGGCGCTCTGTCATTTGAGATTTGGCCGCTCAACCCAACTGGCACCGATAGCGATAGCGGCGGTGACTATGTCGAGAAGCCAGTCATGGGCCGACGGCCGCCACTGGAATTTGTCGGCGAAGCTACAGAGAGCTTTTCATTCTCGGCCGTGCTATTCGCCGAAAAGCGGCCGTACATGCGGGATTGA
- a CDS encoding DUF488 domain-containing protein produces MLTTLWCVGGKGIPLMSTIYTIGYEGTDIDRFVRTLQIIGVQVLADVRALPLSRKKGFSKNALKDRLTEAGIEYHSYQALGDPKPGRDAARAGRFDEFRKIYTAHIETEAAKEKVQELSLTASKKVTCMLCFERDPKTCHRTIIAEKLVKYGVSSFDLYGDDPKKYERNLVHLPSSRLEAAE; encoded by the coding sequence ATGTTAACCACACTGTGGTGTGTTGGCGGAAAAGGAATACCTCTCATGAGCACCATCTACACTATCGGTTACGAAGGCACAGATATCGACAGGTTTGTGCGCACGCTTCAGATCATCGGTGTACAGGTGCTTGCGGACGTCAGAGCGTTGCCGCTCTCACGGAAGAAAGGCTTCTCGAAAAACGCACTCAAGGATCGACTTACCGAAGCCGGTATCGAGTATCATTCGTATCAGGCGTTAGGTGACCCGAAGCCGGGCAGAGATGCTGCCCGGGCTGGTCGATTTGACGAATTCCGCAAAATATATACAGCCCATATCGAAACAGAGGCAGCCAAAGAGAAGGTGCAGGAACTGTCCCTGACAGCATCCAAAAAAGTTACCTGCATGCTATGCTTTGAACGCGATCCAAAGACATGCCATCGCACCATCATCGCCGAAAAGCTCGTTAAATACGGTGTCTCGTCTTTTGATCTTTATGGCGATGACCCAAAAAAATACGAGCGCAATCTCGTCCACCTTCCTTCATCGCGACTGGAAGCCGCCGAATAA
- a CDS encoding helix-turn-helix domain-containing protein, whose protein sequence is MHVQFITTPQGEEMAVLAKADYDKLLEAFEDREDIAAARTFREKLAAGDEELISAEFVNRMIDGENKIKVWRDYRGMSAKALADAAGISAAYLSQIEKGLREGSLDAMKKIAEALKVTIDELA, encoded by the coding sequence ATGCATGTCCAGTTCATCACAACACCGCAGGGAGAGGAAATGGCAGTGCTCGCCAAGGCCGATTATGACAAGCTGCTTGAAGCTTTCGAGGATCGCGAAGATATTGCCGCCGCCCGCACCTTCCGCGAAAAGTTGGCTGCCGGTGATGAAGAATTGATCTCGGCCGAGTTCGTCAATCGCATGATTGACGGCGAGAACAAAATCAAGGTCTGGCGTGATTATCGTGGCATGAGCGCGAAGGCGCTCGCCGATGCTGCCGGTATCAGCGCTGCCTACTTGTCGCAGATTGAAAAGGGCTTGCGTGAAGGCTCTCTCGACGCGATGAAGAAGATTGCAGAAGCGCTCAAGGTTACAATTGACGAATTGGCCTGA
- a CDS encoding helix-turn-helix domain-containing protein: MAITGNQIRAARSLLGLEQVALAEKAGVSTNTIRNMEAAGTDRVRVRTDTLDAVTDALKANGAVFIDDGETSIGGPGVRLQAR; the protein is encoded by the coding sequence ATGGCTATTACGGGAAACCAGATAAGAGCGGCACGCTCACTACTCGGCTTGGAACAGGTGGCGTTGGCCGAAAAAGCTGGCGTTAGCACCAATACTATACGCAATATGGAAGCGGCTGGAACTGATCGAGTTCGCGTAAGAACCGATACTTTGGACGCAGTGACTGACGCACTAAAGGCAAATGGTGCGGTTTTTATCGATGACGGCGAAACCTCAATCGGCGGCCCGGGCGTTCGATTGCAGGCACGCTGA
- a CDS encoding DNA-processing protein DprA, with protein MSMSLLRQHDGPALSPISPKHELGAYEAMWLEQSASFRSIATRFAADPTAMPSDFVSPKIAEQCADEVFKRLKQKGVHHFGVRIHHAGDYPQKLRDARHPVEMLYFQGTWELTETPSVAIVGSRKASDDGKKRARQLAQGLVAGRSGTGSDGYTVVSGLAAGIDREAHEAAIAIGGRTIAVIGTPLGDFYPKENKALQEKIAKDYLLISQVPVLRYARQAVPQNRLFFPERNVTMSALTEATIIVEAGETSGTLTQARAAIHQGRKLFILNSCFERSDITWPAYYEKQGAIRVRNIDDIWNNLGQ; from the coding sequence ATGAGTATGTCCTTGCTACGTCAGCACGACGGCCCCGCCTTATCACCGATATCGCCTAAGCATGAGCTTGGAGCGTACGAGGCCATGTGGCTTGAACAGAGTGCTAGCTTTAGATCAATTGCGACGCGTTTTGCCGCGGACCCGACAGCAATGCCTTCGGATTTTGTTTCACCAAAGATCGCCGAACAATGCGCGGATGAAGTGTTCAAGCGTCTTAAGCAAAAAGGCGTTCATCACTTCGGTGTACGTATACACCACGCAGGAGATTATCCTCAAAAATTACGCGATGCCCGTCACCCCGTCGAAATGTTGTACTTTCAGGGGACATGGGAACTAACGGAAACACCGTCAGTTGCCATAGTTGGAAGTCGTAAAGCGTCTGATGACGGAAAGAAGCGGGCTCGTCAGCTAGCGCAGGGATTAGTCGCAGGACGGAGCGGTACGGGAAGCGACGGATACACAGTTGTTTCCGGTCTGGCTGCTGGTATTGACCGTGAAGCCCACGAAGCAGCGATAGCAATTGGCGGGCGGACAATCGCAGTGATTGGCACCCCATTGGGAGATTTCTATCCCAAGGAGAACAAGGCGCTCCAAGAAAAAATTGCTAAGGACTATCTCTTAATATCGCAGGTGCCTGTTCTTCGTTACGCACGTCAGGCCGTTCCTCAAAATCGCTTATTCTTTCCCGAACGGAACGTTACAATGAGTGCGTTGACTGAGGCGACAATTATCGTAGAGGCAGGAGAGACATCCGGAACGTTAACTCAAGCTCGTGCGGCCATACATCAAGGTCGAAAGCTATTTATTTTGAACTCTTGCTTTGAGCGTTCGGATATCACGTGGCCTGCGTATTACGAAAAGCAGGGCGCAATTCGAGTTAGAAATATCGACGACATTTGGAATAACCTTGGCCAATAA
- the tnpC gene encoding IS66 family transposase: MSNASSIFPDDPAFLKAIITALQAENAKMSAALKAHDHLIQGLRLRIARLKKQVFGKSSEKIEREIAQLELALEDLLIASAEHEAGPVEELENDTACGPEETLKPKSSRRRPRVSENAVRERRELDPGHCCPACGGELRFVGEDVSEILDMIAATMKVIEIARPKKSCRCCEKMVQVPAPSRPIPGSMAGAGLLAYILVSKFDDHLPLYRLNEIFARMGADIPDSTLVDWCGRAMQVLRPLIERIEIEIMKSDLLHADDTPIRVLDRSLRDKGLGKGVKKGRIWTYVRDQRPWAGSAPPGAVYYFAPDWKEEHVHRHLEKASGILQADGYKGYTKLYEPGSDGKRRFWEASCWAHWRRDFHDIWTANKSGIAREALDRIGALYDIERDIVGRPADVRLATRQKHSKPKIDELHAWAEKQLLRIPGKSELAKALRYGLSRWPSLCLFLEDGRVAMDNNAAERALRPIGVGRRNWLFAGADTGAETLARAMTIIETAKMNGINPQAYLADVLDRIHDHKINRLDELLPWNWKPLAAEHAKAA, translated from the coding sequence ATGTCGAATGCGAGCTCAATTTTTCCTGATGATCCAGCCTTTCTGAAGGCAATAATCACCGCCTTGCAGGCGGAGAATGCGAAGATGTCGGCGGCGTTGAAAGCACACGATCACCTGATCCAGGGTCTGAGGCTACGCATTGCGCGATTGAAGAAACAGGTCTTCGGCAAGTCTTCTGAAAAAATCGAGCGGGAAATTGCGCAACTGGAACTGGCGCTGGAGGATCTGTTGATTGCCAGCGCCGAGCATGAGGCCGGGCCCGTCGAAGAGCTTGAAAACGATACGGCTTGCGGTCCGGAGGAGACTTTAAAGCCCAAGTCATCACGTCGGCGTCCACGTGTGTCGGAAAATGCTGTTCGCGAACGTCGTGAACTGGATCCCGGTCATTGCTGTCCTGCGTGCGGAGGCGAGTTGCGTTTTGTTGGAGAGGATGTCAGCGAAATCCTCGACATGATCGCAGCGACGATGAAGGTCATCGAGATCGCCAGGCCAAAGAAGTCATGCCGTTGCTGTGAGAAGATGGTGCAGGTTCCTGCTCCCAGCCGCCCGATACCGGGCAGTATGGCTGGTGCCGGGCTTCTGGCCTATATTCTGGTCTCCAAATTCGATGATCATCTGCCGCTCTATCGCCTCAACGAGATATTCGCGCGGATGGGGGCCGATATACCTGACAGCACACTGGTGGATTGGTGCGGTCGTGCCATGCAGGTGCTCCGTCCGCTGATCGAGCGCATTGAGATTGAGATCATGAAAAGCGATCTCCTCCATGCTGACGATACGCCGATCCGGGTGCTGGATCGCTCATTGCGCGACAAGGGATTGGGCAAAGGTGTGAAGAAGGGCAGGATCTGGACATATGTCCGCGATCAGCGTCCATGGGCAGGTAGTGCGCCACCAGGTGCGGTTTATTACTTCGCGCCCGACTGGAAGGAAGAGCACGTTCATCGCCATCTCGAAAAGGCGAGTGGCATTCTTCAGGCCGATGGCTACAAAGGCTATACGAAGCTATATGAGCCGGGATCGGACGGAAAGCGTCGGTTCTGGGAAGCTTCATGCTGGGCGCATTGGCGGCGTGACTTTCATGACATCTGGACCGCGAACAAATCCGGGATTGCGCGCGAGGCTCTCGATCGGATCGGTGCGCTGTATGATATCGAACGGGATATTGTAGGCCGGCCCGCCGATGTACGGCTCGCCACGCGTCAAAAGCACAGCAAGCCAAAGATCGATGAACTGCACGCATGGGCAGAAAAGCAGTTGCTTCGCATTCCGGGAAAAAGCGAACTTGCGAAAGCTTTGCGCTATGGGCTGAGCAGATGGCCGTCACTCTGCCTGTTCCTGGAGGACGGACGCGTGGCCATGGACAACAACGCTGCGGAACGAGCCCTCAGACCGATAGGAGTAGGACGCCGGAATTGGTTGTTCGCAGGCGCTGACACCGGCGCGGAAACCTTGGCACGCGCCATGACGATCATTGAAACAGCGAAGATGAACGGCATCAACCCGCAAGCTTATCTGGCCGATGTGCTCGACCGCATTCACGACCACAAGATCAATCGGCTCGATGAGTTGCTCCCGTGGAATTGGAAGCCCCTCGCAGCTGAACATGCAAAGGCAGCCTGA
- the tnpB gene encoding IS66 family insertion sequence element accessory protein TnpB (TnpB, as the term is used for proteins encoded by IS66 family insertion elements, is considered an accessory protein, since TnpC, encoded by a neighboring gene, is a DDE family transposase.) — MIGPGTGVRVYLACGVTDMRKGIEGLSMLAQDVLRQKPTGGAVFAFRGRRGDRVKLLYFDGQGFCLYYKILQKGRFPWPSAADGTARLTAAQLAMLWEGIDWRRPDWGAPPARVG, encoded by the coding sequence ATGATTGGACCGGGCACTGGCGTTCGGGTTTACCTTGCCTGCGGCGTGACAGATATGAGGAAAGGTATTGAGGGCCTTTCGATGTTGGCGCAGGATGTCTTGCGCCAGAAGCCGACAGGTGGAGCTGTCTTCGCCTTTCGCGGGCGGCGTGGTGATCGGGTGAAGCTGTTGTATTTTGATGGCCAGGGATTTTGCCTTTACTATAAAATCCTGCAGAAAGGGCGTTTCCCCTGGCCTTCAGCGGCCGATGGGACGGCTCGACTGACAGCAGCGCAGCTGGCGATGCTATGGGAAGGAATAGATTGGAGACGTCCGGACTGGGGTGCTCCGCCCGCCCGCGTCGGTTGA
- the tnpA gene encoding IS66-like element accessory protein TnpA, producing MRVEVLGAERRRRWGDQKKLDIVMSIGIGGATVTDVAQRYDVTRQQIYTWRRELKKKGLLLSSREAVFLPVDMGSEQIPSGVSDDADASSSMIELHLRCGRSLRFTSTLEDTVLARLIRTVEQA from the coding sequence ATGCGAGTTGAGGTTCTTGGCGCGGAACGGCGTCGTCGCTGGGGCGATCAGAAGAAACTGGATATCGTCATGTCGATTGGGATCGGCGGTGCGACGGTCACGGATGTGGCTCAGCGGTACGATGTGACCCGTCAGCAGATTTACACATGGCGACGGGAACTGAAGAAGAAGGGTCTTCTGCTCTCTTCGCGGGAAGCCGTATTTCTTCCTGTTGATATGGGTAGTGAGCAGATCCCTTCTGGGGTTAGCGATGACGCTGATGCTTCGTCCTCAATGATTGAATTGCACTTGCGCTGCGGTCGCAGCCTTCGTTTCACGAGCACGCTGGAGGATACGGTGCTGGCACGGCTCATCCGGACGGTGGAACAGGCATGA
- a CDS encoding M20 aminoacylase family protein: MPVLNRAVETQAEIAAWRRKLHQNPELLYDVHETAQFVEDKLKSFGCDLVETGVGRTGVVGIIKGRHGDGPAIGLRADMDALPITETSGVEWVSQNPGKAHSCGHDGHTSMLLGAAQYLAETRNFRGSVALLFQPAEEGGAGGLAMVEDGVMDRFNISEVYGIHNMPGLPVGQFAMRKGPIMAATDEFDLFITGRGGHAAQPHRTIDPILAGSQLMIALQGIVSRNVDPLDSLVISVTKFIAGEAYNVIPEKATLSGTVRTLKKETRAFAERRIREAAAGIAAATGAEITVRYKNNYPVTYNHDAQTEFAARVASAVAGEGKVDESVEPMMAAEDFSYMLEARPGAYIFLGNGDTPGLHHPAYDFNDDAIPYGVSYFVAVAETALAA; the protein is encoded by the coding sequence ATGCCAGTGTTGAATCGTGCCGTTGAAACGCAAGCGGAAATTGCCGCATGGCGCCGAAAACTGCACCAGAATCCTGAACTTCTCTATGACGTGCACGAAACTGCACAATTTGTCGAAGACAAGCTGAAATCCTTCGGTTGCGATCTTGTGGAAACAGGCGTCGGACGCACAGGCGTGGTTGGCATCATCAAGGGTCGCCATGGCGATGGCCCGGCAATTGGCCTGCGCGCCGACATGGATGCCCTGCCCATCACCGAAACGAGCGGTGTCGAATGGGTCTCGCAAAATCCCGGCAAGGCGCATTCCTGCGGCCATGACGGACACACCTCAATGCTGCTGGGCGCAGCGCAATATCTCGCAGAGACCCGCAATTTCCGCGGCTCGGTCGCGCTTCTGTTCCAGCCTGCCGAAGAAGGCGGCGCCGGTGGCCTCGCCATGGTCGAGGACGGCGTGATGGACCGTTTCAACATTTCGGAAGTCTACGGCATCCACAATATGCCGGGCCTGCCGGTCGGACAGTTCGCGATGCGAAAAGGCCCGATCATGGCAGCGACGGATGAATTCGATCTCTTCATCACAGGTCGCGGCGGCCACGCAGCGCAGCCGCATCGCACCATTGATCCGATTCTGGCAGGTTCCCAGCTGATGATCGCCCTTCAGGGCATTGTTTCGCGCAATGTCGATCCGCTTGATTCACTTGTGATCTCGGTGACGAAGTTCATTGCGGGCGAGGCTTATAATGTGATCCCGGAAAAGGCGACGCTGTCGGGCACGGTCCGCACGCTCAAGAAGGAAACCCGCGCCTTTGCCGAACGCCGTATCCGTGAAGCTGCCGCCGGTATCGCAGCCGCCACCGGTGCGGAAATCACCGTGCGCTACAAGAACAATTATCCGGTCACCTACAACCACGATGCGCAGACGGAGTTTGCCGCCCGCGTCGCCAGCGCTGTGGCGGGCGAAGGCAAAGTGGATGAGAGTGTCGAGCCGATGATGGCGGCGGAAGATTTTTCCTACATGCTGGAAGCGCGTCCCGGCGCCTATATCTTCCTCGGCAATGGCGATACGCCCGGCCTTCACCATCCGGCCTATGACTTCAATGACGATGCCATTCCCTATGGCGTCAGCTATTTTGTAGCGGTAGCGGAAACGGCGCTTGCCGCCTGA
- a CDS encoding D-alanyl-D-alanine carboxypeptidase family protein, whose product MMSKSLKIWFAAVGLSATALASAAANPSIAVDVATGKVYQQQEAFQRWYPASLTKMMTAYVAFRALQSGQMTLDSPVRMTVNAAKEPPSKMGYKPGSVMTLDTALKIMLVKSANDVAVAVAEAVGGTESGFVQRMNAEAQRIGMVGSHFANPNGLHNPNNYTTARDLAVLAVQLRREFPQYAHYFATEAIDPGAGKKVQANYNILLGRYDGADGMKTGFVCASGFNLASSATRNGRTVLAIVLGADRQEARAVQAAQLMTDAFRANASGGATLATLRPAAGGNLNQAVDMRKAICSQQAMADRWDGRDVEGKLKINSPYIHAMDRDPVPVRVGLVSEPGPTTRPSQLDISQIPVPMPRPQRSAGANTTAIN is encoded by the coding sequence ATGATGTCGAAATCATTGAAAATCTGGTTTGCAGCTGTTGGCTTGTCCGCGACCGCACTGGCGTCCGCCGCCGCTAATCCCTCGATCGCAGTGGATGTGGCAACAGGCAAGGTCTACCAGCAGCAGGAAGCTTTTCAGCGCTGGTATCCCGCTTCCCTGACCAAGATGATGACGGCCTATGTGGCATTCCGTGCGCTTCAGTCGGGCCAGATGACGCTGGATTCGCCGGTGCGCATGACGGTCAACGCCGCCAAGGAACCGCCGAGCAAGATGGGCTACAAGCCGGGATCGGTCATGACGCTCGATACGGCGTTGAAGATCATGCTGGTTAAGTCGGCCAATGATGTTGCGGTGGCCGTTGCCGAGGCCGTGGGCGGAACGGAATCCGGTTTCGTGCAGCGCATGAATGCGGAAGCGCAGCGTATCGGTATGGTCGGCTCGCATTTCGCCAATCCGAACGGCTTGCATAATCCCAATAACTACACAACGGCTCGCGACCTCGCGGTTCTGGCCGTGCAGCTGCGCCGCGAATTTCCGCAATATGCGCATTATTTTGCGACCGAGGCGATCGATCCGGGCGCGGGCAAGAAAGTTCAGGCCAATTACAACATCCTGCTTGGCCGCTATGACGGGGCGGACGGGATGAAGACCGGCTTCGTCTGTGCATCCGGCTTCAATCTTGCAAGTTCGGCCACGCGCAACGGTCGGACCGTGCTGGCAATTGTTCTCGGTGCGGACCGGCAGGAAGCGCGCGCGGTTCAGGCAGCACAGCTGATGACTGACGCTTTCAGGGCAAATGCGAGCGGTGGCGCTACATTGGCGACCTTGCGCCCCGCAGCCGGCGGAAATCTCAATCAGGCCGTCGATATGCGCAAGGCTATCTGCAGCCAGCAGGCCATGGCCGATCGCTGGGACGGTCGCGATGTCGAGGGTAAGCTGAAAATCAATTCGCCTTATATCCATGCGATGGATCGCGATCCGGTTCCGGTTCGCGTCGGTCTGGTTTCCGAACCGGGTCCGACGACCCGCCCGAGCCAGCTCGACATTTCGCAGATTCCGGTGCCAATGCCGCGTCCGCAGCGTTCCGCCGGTGCCAATACCACCGCGATCAACTGA
- a CDS encoding CobW family GTP-binding protein: MPNPIPVSVLTGFLGSGKTTLLNRLLKDPALSDTAVIINEFGEISIDHLLVEQASEGVIELSDGCLCCTVRGELVDTLADLIDRLQTGRIKALKRVIIETTGLADPAPVLHSIMGHPVLMQAFRLDGVLATVDAVNGMATLDNHEEAVKQAAMADRIVLTKTDLPEAQSGLAALKARLHALNPGADILEAGEQRTGYAALFECGLYNPETKSADVQRWLKAEAYEAGYHDHSHHGHSHHGHDHVCGPDCDHDHHHHDDAIRSFSLRHDAPIPLSTFDMFLDLLRSTHGEKLLRVKGIVQIAEDPDRPVVIHGVQKIFHPPARLPQWPQDKRETLLVMIVKDLPETYVRELFDAFLGRPALDRPDRAALMENPLAIPGFSPRN, translated from the coding sequence ATGCCGAATCCCATTCCCGTTTCCGTGCTGACCGGTTTTCTTGGTTCAGGCAAGACGACGCTTCTCAACCGGCTTCTGAAAGATCCGGCGCTGAGCGATACGGCGGTCATCATCAACGAGTTCGGCGAGATCAGCATTGATCATCTGCTGGTTGAGCAGGCGAGCGAGGGCGTGATCGAGCTTTCCGACGGCTGCCTGTGCTGCACGGTGCGCGGCGAGCTGGTGGATACGCTGGCCGACCTGATCGACCGGCTCCAGACCGGGCGCATCAAGGCGCTGAAGCGCGTCATCATCGAAACCACCGGGCTCGCCGATCCGGCGCCGGTGCTGCATTCGATCATGGGGCATCCGGTGCTCATGCAGGCTTTCAGGCTGGACGGTGTTCTGGCGACCGTGGATGCCGTCAACGGCATGGCGACGCTCGACAATCACGAGGAAGCCGTCAAGCAGGCGGCAATGGCCGACCGCATCGTGCTGACCAAAACCGATCTGCCGGAAGCGCAGTCAGGACTGGCGGCATTGAAGGCGCGTCTTCATGCGCTCAATCCCGGCGCAGACATTCTGGAAGCTGGTGAACAGCGCACGGGTTATGCGGCGCTTTTTGAATGCGGTCTCTATAATCCGGAAACGAAATCGGCGGACGTGCAGCGCTGGCTCAAGGCGGAAGCCTATGAGGCCGGTTATCATGACCACTCCCATCACGGGCATTCTCATCATGGGCATGACCATGTATGCGGGCCGGATTGCGATCACGACCATCATCACCATGACGATGCGATCCGGTCCTTTTCGCTTCGTCACGATGCGCCGATCCCGCTATCGACCTTCGACATGTTCCTTGATCTTTTGCGCTCGACGCATGGCGAGAAGCTTCTGCGTGTGAAGGGCATCGTGCAGATTGCCGAAGACCCGGATCGCCCTGTCGTGATTCATGGGGTGCAGAAGATATTCCATCCGCCAGCGCGCCTGCCGCAATGGCCGCAGGATAAACGCGAAACGCTTCTGGTGATGATCGTGAAGGATCTGCCGGAAACCTATGTTCGCGAGCTTTTTGATGCGTTTTTGGGGCGTCCTGCGCTCGATAGGCCAGACCGTGCCGCGCTGATGGAAAATCCGCTGGCTATTCCGGGTTTTTCGCCCCGGAACTGA